The Mixophyes fleayi isolate aMixFle1 chromosome 1, aMixFle1.hap1, whole genome shotgun sequence genome includes a region encoding these proteins:
- the NOP10 gene encoding H/ACA ribonucleoprotein complex subunit 3, with translation MFLQYFLDEQGDRVYTMKKLSPNGQPTSSAHPARFSPEDKHSRHRITIKKRFNLLMTQQPRPVL, from the exons ATGTTTCTGCAGTATTTCCTGGACGAGCAGGGCGACAGGGTGTACACCATGAAG AAGTTATCTCCAAATGGGCAGCCAACCTCTTCAGCGCATCCTGCTCGTTTCTCTCCAGAGGACAAACATTCACGGCACCGCATTACCATCAAGAAAAGATTTAATCTGTTGATGACTCAGCAACCAAGACCTGTTTTGTGA